The window TGTGCGCTGAAGGTAATTTAGCTCCCGCTGATCGCTAGCGCTCAATCCGATCCTGAGAGTGCAGATTCAGCCTAGGAATCCACTACACTGAAACCTCTAGGCGCTAGGGGCCACGAGCCAAGTCTTTCAGTTGCCAGGTTGTGCAGGAGTCAGGGGCCACCACAGAGCTTATTTCCAGTTCCCATCATAGAATGACTTTTTAAGCCTTGACCTGTTGGAGACCCGAGGCGTCAAGACCCTGGCACACACTGTAAGAAAACGAAAACGAACTTGTAAGAGGAGCAACGGGAATGGACGTTAGGCCTCTGCGTGGAGCCACTGGGATCATTTTCTTCCAATGACAAAGAAACCTTGGAGACCAGGACAAAAAGGGGAAGTCGTTATTAGCAATCTGCCCCACAAAGGCACAGGGCCTCTAGATCTCAGGACAGGATCTGTGGTTCTGTTTCCACGGGTTGTATCACAATCACTAGTAGTTATCACAAGGTTAACCGGAAACGCCACCCAAGAGGACCAAAGAAAGAGTCAGTGTGCGTCCTTCTCATAGCCTGCCTGGCTCTGCTCTAGCCCGCTACAGTTTCATTCACCCCAGCAATTCTATGAGGGTGAGAGGCCGCTCTACTAGAAAACGATTTAGAACCAAGTGAACCCCACAGGCCAGTATATAGTCCGTGCTCTGCCCTCTAGACTGCAAGCGCACACGCATCTTAAGTCATTGAGTGTGGTGATTTTTTTCGTCTTGGATCTTGAATTCCGAGGTCGCTGCCTGTATCCTGGGCCTCGCCGCCTGATGAACTCGCTGGAAACCCACGGGCAGGCAAATCCTGGCCCTGAATCTCAAGGTCTGGCTCAAGTAACCTCCCAGGTGAATGCCTAATAATCAGAAAACCTCGAAGGGAAGGCCGATTCCCCACCCAACTACAAAGAGTTCGTACCCGTGGGGCTGGGGCAATGTATACACTAACAGGCGCATAGTACCAGGGCCACCGGCCTTGCCCGAACATTACCTGGAGCCAATGTCAGTTGGCGGATTTTGGTAGATCTGAGAGAGCCAAATATAACCATTTGGTCACTAGATTCCACCCTTTGCGTTCAGGAAAGTGATACCCACAAGTTCACTCCAGTTGGCGCCACCACAAGTTGGGGAGGCTAAGGAACTGCAGTACGGGGCTTGGGCTCTGGTCCGGGAGGGAGCCCCTGTGGCATCCAGCCCTCCCAGGCTTTTCCCTGAGCTGGGCGTACTGAGCTTGCGGAGTGGATCTTGAAATCTACATTCTTTCGGTTGATAAAATATGTTCTCGtattttttcctgattttctcATTAAAACCTTTGCCTAACTAAACTCCCATCCAACGGGATTTATTTCATCTCTGGGGAGATAAATCAGGGGGCAAATTTACAGCCCCGGAGGTACCTGCCGCGCTAATGGGTCCTTCATGGAGTGCATGGCCGGCGGGGGCGCGCGCAGACGGGCGGGACGTTGGCCAATGGCTTGGTCGCCAGTGCCTACAGCCAATCAGCGCGCGCGCCGCGCCCAGGCCCCGCGGTTATCAGTGCGTCCGTCCTGTGCAGCGCTGCTCCGACCTGCCCCggagcagccgccgccgccgaTCCTAGTatccctgccttctttctgccCGCTGTACATTCCGCGCTTCAGCCGTCGGTTCTCCTGCTTTCCCGTGGGGGCCGTCGGCGTCCGTCTGAACGCGTTCCACGCGTCCCAGTTCAGTGGGCGCCCGTCGGCGCTGCGCTCAAACTTCCCGAGTCGGAGGGCGCGGGCGGTGGCAGCGGGGCCCGGATGGGAGCCCGGGTCGGCGGCGGCGGCGCCCATGGACGCTAACCGCCCGGGCGCGTTTGTGCTGAGCAGCGCGCCTCTGGCTGCGCTGCACAACATGGCTGAGATGAAGACGTCGCTGTTCCCCTACGCGCTGCAGGGTCCGGCGGGCTTCAAGGCGCCCACCCTAGGCAGCCTTGGTGCGCAGTTGCCTCTAGGCACTCCTCACGGCATCAGCGACATCCTGGGGCGGCCGGTGGGTGCAACGGGTGGCGGCCTCCTGGGAGGTCTGCCCCGCCTCAACGGGCTCGCCTCGTCGGCAGGTGTCTACTTCGGGCCCGCGGCAGCCGTGGCACGGGGCTACCCCAAGCCGCTGGCGGAATTGCCTGGGCGCCCGCCCATCTTCTGGCCCGGAGTGGTGCAGGGCTCTCCCTGGAGGGACCCGCGCCTGACCGGCTCGGGTAAGTGACCCGCGCGGGTTGCGGTGAGGAGCGGGGCTGGGCGCGGGCCGTGGACGGCGCTCATCCGCTCTTCTTCGCAGCCCAAGCCGGAGGGGTCCTGGACAAGGATGGCAAGAAGAAACACTCGCGGCCGACGTTCTCTGGCCAGCAGATCTTCGCGCTGGAGAAGACTTTCGAGCAGACCAAGTACCTGGCAGGCCCAGAGCGCGCGCGGCTTGCCTACTCTCTGGGAATGACCGAGAGCCAGGTGAAGGTGAGCTCGAATGGGCCGGGGTCCAGCAGTATTGTGGCGGGGCCAGGAGCCCGCGTCCTGCGAACGGCGGGAGAGCGGCCGTTCTTCTGCGGCCTGACCGCGGAAAGCGCTGGTGCCAGGCGGGTCCGGAGTGCTGGTTGATTTGGCGAGCCTCGGTGCCCGCCTCATGGTCCCTCTCCAACCCCCCAGGTGTGGTTCCAGAATCGGCGGACTAAGTGGCGCAAGCGACACGCGGCAGAGATGGCGTCGGCTAAAAAGAAGCAGGACTCGGATGCCGAGAAGCTAAAGGTGGGTGGCTCAGACGCGGAGGACGATGACGAGTACAACCGGCCCCTGGACCCCAACTCCGACGACGAGAAGATCACGCGGCTACTCAAAAAGCACAAACCCTCGAACTTGGCGCTGGTTAGCCCGTGCGGCGGCAGCGTGGGGGACGCCTTGTGAGGATGCGGCCAGGCCAGAGAACCCGGGAACGGGGGCGCGCGGCATGCCCCGACACCAGCCGCCCAGCCgcagtgtgtatatatatttttacagaaTAAGTTATAAAGCGGACATTGGCGCGGCCTCGGCGTGAGGTGCGGAGTGCGGGGTTTGGGCCGGTCACTTTGTATAATCAATAAATTATTTAACACGTCCCCGTCGGAGTTGTGGCTCCCAAGGCTGCACATCGTGTTTCTTCCTTACGGAGCTGGCGCCAGCGGGCGGGCAGGCGGCAGGACCCTCCGGACCCCACCTGTTCCCCATGTGGGCGCCAGGGCCTGGTGCAGGGCCAGGGCACGACAGTGCTTGATGACGACCCGGGGGCCGGTGTGCGCCTTGGGTTCAGAGGCTGAGCGCATGGTGATGGTCCCAGAGCGCACAGTGATGGCAGTTTACAGGAGAATGGACCTGGTGAGACTTGAGCGTCTGGAGCCCAGGCCAAGCAAAGGCAGTTTTCGTTGCTCCGGGAAGGGAAGGACACGGCAGCTCAGTGCTTGAACGAGCCGGACCAGCAGGGAACTCGGTGGAAGAGACCCCAAAGCAGGTATGATTTCTATTTCCTGTGGCCAGAAGTATGGCATCCGCTGCACCCCTACCAGAGATGTTCAATGCTGACTCAAATGGATGAAGTTGGGACAGACATTTAACCATACTTGAAGTGGGCCCCAAAGTCCAGCAAGGCTTGCCCGCATCGCAAGCAGCTGGCGCCCTCGCGctactctttaattttttttttttctttttgtgcaaGCTGGGACAATGAGTGTTCCTGTTTTTCAGTGCCCTTGTCCTGGTTCGGGCCAAATCAGCTCTGCTTCAAAGCGTGGGCTGCGTTCTATcacaagtatttattttataatgattatCCCATTTAGCCagaattctaaatattttaaatataagtacTTATTGAAGTCCAGCTGCCGGTAATAAGGCTTGAGGCTATCAGTCTTAACAGAGTAATTGGGAGAAAGCATGGCTTTAagctgggctgcagagatggtgaGAATCCCTGCCTGCCCGCCCAAGCAGCTCAAAGCCTTCAGCCTGTTTTAGCCGCCCTGACACCCACCACTGGTTTCTCAGAGGGCCCTCAGCAGGGTCACTCCTGACTAGCAGCCTGTTTACTGTCACTCCTACCTGAGCTAGTATGTAAAGCAGCTCGTGCCCAGCCAGGGAAGAGTCTGGCTTCCCTCCACGGTAGGTAGACCCTTTCAGGGCTACAATTCTCTGGAGCAGGAAAATACTCCACCTCCAGCTTTGGCTCTCTCCGCCCTGCACAGCTGCACCTTTTAATGCACGGATCGTCAATTGTGTAATTTCAACATGAGCTATTCACGACAAGATTTCTATTGCACtgcatttaaaagatatttattagaATCACGAGAAGCTAATGTTTTGCTTTGCCTTTTGTGCTGTGGCTCCATCAACTAAAGTCAAGTGCTTCTTTCAATCCACTGGCTTTCTTTAAAAGGAACccaaagattttgttttcttaaatgggGCAATGTGTTGTTTCTGTGTTGTTTCTCGACCAAAGTTCAGAGCAGAGAAATTTTGTTGCAGGTTTTgttcaaagcaaaagaaaagcatttgtatAATTCCATTTAAAATAGTGAGGGACCAGGCTTTTTACACTACAGTAAAAAGTCTGAGGTGATTTTTCTGAGGGCTTGATGCCCTGTGGCAGAAGGGGACACTGAGATTCCCAGAATGAGAATGGACCAGAGCAAACAGGGTACAAAGGAGACTGCTCTGGCACTTAGCATGCCAAAGCCACGGGAAAGTGAAGCAAGAGACAGGGCGCAGGAACTATTTCACCATGATCAATTTTATTGCTTAGGAACCGAGCAGTCACTTCCAGAGGCCTTCAGAGGAAGGACC of the Chionomys nivalis chromosome 8, mChiNiv1.1, whole genome shotgun sequence genome contains:
- the Nkx6-2 gene encoding homeobox protein Nkx-6.2 encodes the protein MDANRPGAFVLSSAPLAALHNMAEMKTSLFPYALQGPAGFKAPTLGSLGAQLPLGTPHGISDILGRPVGATGGGLLGGLPRLNGLASSAGVYFGPAAAVARGYPKPLAELPGRPPIFWPGVVQGSPWRDPRLTGSAQAGGVLDKDGKKKHSRPTFSGQQIFALEKTFEQTKYLAGPERARLAYSLGMTESQVKVWFQNRRTKWRKRHAAEMASAKKKQDSDAEKLKVGGSDAEDDDEYNRPLDPNSDDEKITRLLKKHKPSNLALVSPCGGSVGDAL